CCAACAAACAACGTTTAGTATGACATCTGAAATAGATATTAGTATTTTCTATAAAAACATAAAAGATCATAATTTCAAGTTTTACCCAGCATTTATCTATCTAGTGACAAAAGCTATCAATTCTAATATTGCATTTAGAACGTGTTTTAATAGCCAAGGAGAGTTAGGCTATTGGGAAAAACTAAATCCAAGTTACACGATTTTTAATGAGGAGACAAAGACATTTTCGAGCATTTGGACAGAAACATCGGATAATTTTAGACAGTTCCATCAAGATTACGAAAGTGATGTAACGAATTATAACGGTAGGATACGTTTATTTCCGAAATCCCCAATTCCCGAAAATATTTTTCACATTTCAATGATTCCATGGTGTTCATTTACTGGTTTTAACCTTAACATTCATAATGAGAATAATTACCTTTTACCGATAATTACAGCAGGTAAATTTGTACACAAGCAAAATGCTATTTGTCTTCCTGTTTCTTTACAAATGCACCATGCTGTTTGTGATGGTTACCATGCAAGCTTATTCATGAATTACCTTCAGAGTTTTGCCGATGAATCCTATGGTTGGTTGAATATGACCCACTAAAACCTATTTCTTTTGTAGAAAAGCGTTCCTGTCTAACAAGAACGCTTTTCTGTTATCCCCTTTATGTAAAATTCACTCGACTACTAAACTATTAATTCGTTATTTTTCTCATAACCCATTCTATAGGCCCTCTTTTAAATTTTCTACTCCATAAAACAGAGAATAAAATACTTGCCACAAAAAACAATATCGTAAATACTAGTGAAAATGCTAACGTTTGGTTCTCTAATCTGTTCATTAAGGCTAATAGGCCAACACCAATAAATACATGGCTAACATAATGAGTTAATGTTAATTGTCCTGTTTTAATAAGTGATTTTGTCACCCATTGCTCAGCGAACTTTTCGGCGAAATAAATAGATGCAACGGTGACAATTATCGCCGAAGCGGAATTTGATAAGATATATAAAATATTGGGTGGAATTGGTCCAGTTTGAAACAAATATTCTGCACTGCTTACATCTAATACCGACCGCGATAATCCCATTAACACCTTTGAAAGTACCTCTATTGTTATAAGTAAAAATAAAGAAATAAGCATCATTTTATTTCTTACAGTTTTCTTTGATAAATCAAGTCTGCCAAGGATCATCCCAAGTAAAAAGAAACAAATCCAAGGAAATACTGGATGATACCCATTAAACAAAAGATTTCTTAAAAAACCTTCAATTGTCCAAAAATCAAGATATTCCATAAATGGTTGTTCAGGATGCCATCCTTTTAAATAATTCATCATCACTTGTAGGATTTGTGATGTTATTAAAAAAAGACTAGATATGATAATCATGAACTTTGTAGAGGCTGCGATAAGAAATGATGCAATCAGCATATAAACACCATAATAATGTAGAATATCTCCAGTCCAATCTGCCACATATAAAAGTAAACCTAGAATGAAGAGAAAAGCGGAACGTTTCCATAATTTCACTCTATTATTTTTCATATAAGAATGATTATCCCCAATTCTAGCTTTTCTTGTCATCAAAGCAACCCCAATACCGGCTA
This genomic stretch from Lysinibacillus pakistanensis harbors:
- a CDS encoding DUF418 domain-containing protein translates to MTKQLQSKRIEGLDFARALAMFGMLIVNFKIIMGAVGNGPSWLIWFTGLFEGRASATFVTLAGIGVALMTRKARIGDNHSYMKNNRVKLWKRSAFLFILGLLLYVADWTGDILHYYGVYMLIASFLIAASTKFMIIISSLFLITSQILQVMMNYLKGWHPEQPFMEYLDFWTIEGFLRNLLFNGYHPVFPWICFFLLGMILGRLDLSKKTVRNKMMLISLFLLITIEVLSKVLMGLSRSVLDVSSAEYLFQTGPIPPNILYILSNSASAIIVTVASIYFAEKFAEQWVTKSLIKTGQLTLTHYVSHVFIGVGLLALMNRLENQTLAFSLVFTILFFVASILFSVLWSRKFKRGPIEWVMRKITN
- the catA gene encoding type A chloramphenicol O-acetyltransferase, which codes for MIFNKIDRKNWQRHEYFEHYMTQQTTFSMTSEIDISIFYKNIKDHNFKFYPAFIYLVTKAINSNIAFRTCFNSQGELGYWEKLNPSYTIFNEETKTFSSIWTETSDNFRQFHQDYESDVTNYNGRIRLFPKSPIPENIFHISMIPWCSFTGFNLNIHNENNYLLPIITAGKFVHKQNAICLPVSLQMHHAVCDGYHASLFMNYLQSFADESYGWLNMTH